The Henckelia pumila isolate YLH828 chromosome 2, ASM3356847v2, whole genome shotgun sequence genome includes a window with the following:
- the LOC140885230 gene encoding MADS-box transcription factor 47-like, with amino-acid sequence MGREKMKMKMKKIEDVSARQVTFSKRRQGLFKKARELSTLCDAQVAALVVSPAGKLHNYASSKIEDILSKFSMQFGEEQPSGADSQRQDKNDRAENLNTGIDEKMKRLRLTMSMYLNQWGIEELQQLEMMLEPILKRVTARKKEILFKELPACLQTREFEKVNTITQSSQFRHRDEEISGPVSNLMNLEGACFPYSQSGVKNYPKKWIPPPTDVYKANFARANFQEMNASGTGVVVRNWRGEFMAAQARFLPEQTDENSVSSMAAKSAVEFAVEYSFTSIILEGDLHDTINILESSDENNPPDSSCTLQEAKSYAKQLDLCSFSHVERSGNIAAHMVAQYAINVEDEAVWLIEEPEYLNDILLVDAIHLNS; translated from the exons ATGGGAAgagagaagatgaagatgaagatgaagaaaatcGAGGATGTTTCCGCTAGACAAGTGACCTTTTCCAAGAGACGCCAAGGGCTCTTTAAAAAAGCCCGTGAGCTCTCAACTCTTTGTGATGCCCAAGTTGCCGCCCTTGTTGTTTCACCGGCTGGAAAGCTCCACAATTATGCAAGCTCCAA GATCGAGGACATACTCAGCAAGTTTTCTATGCAATTTGGTGAAGAGCAGCCTTCAGGCGCTGATTCACAG AGACAGGACAAGAATGATCGTGCTGAAAATTTAAACACTGGGATCGACGAAAAGATGAAGCGACTCAG GCTCACAATGAGCATGTATCTTAATCAATGGGGAATAGAAGAATTGCAGCAGCTGGAAATGATGCTTGAACCAATACTTAAACGCGTCACAGCTAGGaag AAAGAAATTCTGTTCAAAGAATTGCCTGCTTGTCTTCAAACAAGG GAATTTGAAAAAGTGAACACTATAACTCAATCATCACAATTCAGGCATCGTGATGAAGAAATTTCAGGTCCTGTATCTAATCTGATGAACCTTGAAGGAGCCTGTTTCCCATATTCTCAATCTGGAGTTAAAAATTATCCCAAAAAATGGATTCCACCACCCACAGATGTCTACAAAGCCAATTTCGCCAGAGCCAATTTCCAAGAAATGAATGCTTCTGGAACCGGGGTCGTGGTCCGAAACTGGAGGGGTGAGTTTATGGCCGCTCAAGCCAGGTTCTTACCAGAACAAACGGATGAAAACTCTGTATCTTCGATGGCTGCGAAATCTGCAGTTGAATTTGCTGTCGAGTACTCTTTCACGAGCATCATATTGGAAGGCGATTTGCACGATACAATCAATATACTCGAGAGCTCGGACGAAAATAATCCTCCAGATAGTAGCTGTACCTTGCAGGAGGCTAAGAGCTATGCCAAACAATTAGACCTCTGTTCCTTCTCGCACGTAGAAAGATCGGGCAACATTGCTGCCCATATGGTTGCCCAATACGCGATAAACGTCGAGGACGAAGCCGTCTGGCTTATAGAAGAACCCGAATATCTTAACGATATCTTGCTTGTTGATGCAATTCATCTGAATTCTTGA
- the LOC140881553 gene encoding phosphopantothenoylcysteine decarboxylase-like gives MEVHQMNNASRKPRILLAASGSVAAIKFANICHCFSEWAEVKAVATKASKHFIDTASLPKDVTLYTDEDEWSTWNKLGDSVLHIELRRWADIMVIAPLSANTLGKIAGGLCDNLLTCIIRAWDFSKPMFVAPAMNTFMWNNPFTERHLMVIDDLGISLIPPVSKRLACGDYGNGAMAEPSLIYSTIRLFFESRENSNGATI, from the exons ATGGAGGTGCACCAAATGAACAATGCTTCTCGAAAGCCTCGTATTTTACTTGCTGCAAGTGGAAGTGTGGCTGCTATAAAATTTGCTAATATTTGCCATTGCTTTTCCGAATGGGCAGAAGTAAAAGCGGTCGCTACCAAGGCCTCAAAGCATTTTATAGACACAGCATCCCTTCCTAAGGATGTGACACTTTATACTGATGAGGATGAATGGTCCACTTGGAACAAATTGGGTGACAGTGTCTTACATATTGAGCTACGAAGATGGGCTGACATTATGGTCATAGCTCCTTTGTCAGCAAACACACTTGGCAAG ATTGCTGGGGGATTGTGCGACAATTTGCTGACCTGCATCATTCGGGCATGGGACTTCAGTAAACCAATGTTCGTAGCCCCAGCCATGAATACCTTCATGTGGAATAACCCTTTCACAGAACGTCATCTAATGGTTATTGATGATCTTGGAATTTCCCTCATCCCACCCGTGTCAAAGCGGCTAGCCTGTGGAGATTATGGAAACGGTGCAATGGCCGAGCCTTCTCTCATTTACTCAACTATACGACTCTTCTTTGAGTCACGGGAGAATTCAAATGGCGCGACAATATAG